A genomic region of Trifolium pratense cultivar HEN17-A07 linkage group LG3, ARS_RC_1.1, whole genome shotgun sequence contains the following coding sequences:
- the LOC123916642 gene encoding cation/H(+) antiporter 15-like translates to MGDKGNKTDEYIVCYAPTMITTNGIWEGDNPLDYSLPLFILQLTLVVAATRIFVFLLKPFRQPRVIAEILGGVMLGPSVLGKNKTFANAVFPLRSVMVIETMANVGLLYFLFLVGVEMDITILRSVGKKAVTAAIAGMILPFILGGACAVLLNDKKNSEMNQGTYILFIGVALSVTAFPVLARILAELKLINTDLGRLALSSALINDVCAWILLALAIAMAENETSSFTSLWVLLSGAAFVAFCVYAVRPAASWIVKKTPEGESFSEFYISLILAGVMVSGFITDAIGTHAVFGAFVFGLAIPSGPLGVTLVEKLEDFVSGLLLPLFFAISGLKTNIGLVQGSHTWTIIIVVIFLACIGKIVGTLAVAIFYQMPIREGATLGLLMNTKGLVEMIVLNVGKDQKIFDEESFAVMVVITLLMTGIIVPFVSIIYRPSRRNIYYNRRTLQILKPDAEFRVLVCVHSPRNVPTMINLIEASNPTKGSPICVYVLHLVELSGRTSAMLIVHNTNKPEHAALNRTEAQSDHIINAFKNYEQHTSYVSVHPLTAMSPYPTMHDDICNLAEDKRVSLIIVPFHKQQTVDGGMETINVAFRTINQNVLANAPCSVGILVDRGLSGSNRLVSNQTSHHVAVMFFGGPDDREALCYGWRMLEHTGINLTLMRFVPGEQVSRPVRQQHGSGLDGPSVVTVETENDIDKLLDDKLINEFRMRYGNDNSVDYLEKVVNNGEETVAVIRTMDDIHDLFIVGRGQGMISPLTAGLTDWSECPEMGAIGDLLASSDFAATASILVVQQYVGTGSNDDGLETPNGYGGDEYNNNVDINHHSAPPRGQTVFNTDRISPHNL, encoded by the exons ATGGGAGATAAAGGAAATAAAACAGATGAATATATAGTGTGTTATGCACCAACCATGATAACAACAAATGGAATATGGGAAGGAGATAACCCTTTGGATTATTCTCTCCCACTTTTCATCTTGCAATTAACCTTAGTTGTTGCAGCCACTCGAATATTCGTCTTTCTTCTCAAGCCCTTTCGCCAGCCACGCGTCATAGCCGAAATTCTG GGAGGAGTAATGTTAGGTCCTTCGGTACTcggaaaaaacaaaacattcgCCAATGCAGTGTTTCCTCTAAGAAGTGTGATGGTGATTGAAACAATGGCAAATGTTGGTCTTCTTTATTTTCTGTTCTTGGTTGGTGTGGAGATGGACATAACCATTTTGCGCAGCGTAGGTAAAAAGGCAGTCACTGCAGCAATTGCCGGCATGATTTTGCCTTTCATCCTTGGTGGTGCTTGTGCCGTccttttaaatgataaaaaaaacagtGAGATGAACCAAGGAACTTATATTCTGTTCATCGGTGTCGCTCTTTCTGTCACTGCATTTCCTGTTCTAGCTAGGATCCTTGCTGAGCTAAAACTTATTAACACGGATTTAGGAAGGCTTGCTCTTTCATCTGCACTCATTAATGATGTTTGTGCTTGGATTCTCTTGGCTTTAGCAATTGCCATGGCTGAGAATGAAACAAGTTCTTTTACTTCCCTTTGGGTTTTATTGTCCGGCGCAGCGTTTGTCGCCTTTTGTGTTTATGCCGTTAGACCAGCAGCCTCATGGATTGTTAAGAAAACACCCGAAGGAGAATCTTTTAGTGAATTCTATATATCTCTTATATTAGCCGGTGTCATGGTCTCCGGTTTCATCACAGATGCTATTGGAACTCATGCTGTTTTCGGAGCTTTTGTGTTTGGTTTGGCGATCCCGAGTGGACCGCTCGGTGTTACTCTTGTGGAAAAGCTTGAGGACTTTGTTTCAGGACTTTTGCTCCCTCTATTTTTCGCCATCAGCGGACTAAAAACCAATATAGGACTTGTTCAAGGTTCTCACACTTGGactattattattgttgtcaTTTTTCTTGCTTGCATTGGCAAAATTGTTGGAACTCTAGCTGTTGCAATATTTTATCAAATGCCGATTCGCGAAGGCGCTACGCTCGGTTTACTCATGAACACAAAAGGCCTTGTTGAAATGATTGTGCTGAATGTTGGAAAGGACCAAAAG ATTTTTGATGAAGAATCATTTGCAGTGATGGTGGTTATAACATTATTAATGACAGGAATAATTGTACCTTTTGTATCAATAATTTATAGACCATCAAGGAGAAACATATATTACAATAGAAGAACACTTCAGATATTAAAACCAGATGCAGAATTTAGAGTACTAGTTTGTGTACATAGTCCTCGAAACGTGCCAACAATGATCAACCTCATTGAAGCCTCGAATCCAACAAAGGGGTCGCCAATATGTGTCTATGTGCTCCATTTGGTCGAACTTAGCGGTCGAACATCAGCGATGCTCATTGTTCACAACACCAATAAACCAGAACATGCGGCACTTAACCGAACTGAAGCTCAATCCGACCACATAATCAACGCATTTAAAAACTACGAACAACACACATCCTATGTCTCGGTCCACCCCTTAACAGCAATGTCCCCTTACCCAACAATGCACGACGATATATGCAATTTGGCAGAAGACAAACGTGTATCACTAATAATCGTTCCGTTTCATAAACAACAAACAGTTGATGGTGGAATGGAAACAATAAACGTGGCGTTTCGAACAATCAACCAAAATGTACTAGCAAATGCACCTTGCTCTGTCGGAATTCTAGTTGATAGAGGCTTAAGCGGTTCGAACCGATTAGTCTCAAATCAAACATCACATCACGTAGCTGTTATGTTTTTCGGTGGTCCAGACGACAGAGAAGCGTTATGCTACGGATGGAGAATGTTGGAACATACTGGTATAAACCTAACGTTAATGCGATTTGTCCCAGGAGAACAAGTAAGCAGACCGGTTCGACAACAACATGGATCCGGTTTAGATGGACCAAGTGTGGTAACAGTTGAAACAGAAAATGATATAGATAAACTACTTGATGATAAACTAATAAATGAGTTTAGGATGAGATATGGGAATGATAATTCAGTTGATTATTTAGAAAAAGTAGTTAACAATGGAGAGGAAACAGTTGCAGTAATAAGAACAATGGATGATATTCATGATCTTTTCATTGTTGGAAGAGGTCAAGGAATGATATCACCATTGACAGCAGGACTTACTGATTGGAGTGAGTGTCCTGAAATGGGTGCAATTGGTGATTTATTAGCTTCTTCAGATTTTGCAGCAACTGCTTCAATTTTAGTAGTTCAACAATATGTTGGAACAGGTTCAAATGATGATGGATTAGAAACACCAAATGGTTATGGTGGTgatgaatataataataatgttgacATAAATCATCATTCTGCACCACCAAGAGGACAAACTGTTTTTAATACAGACAGAATCAGTCCTCATAATTTGTAA
- the LOC123916643 gene encoding 2-oxoisovalerate dehydrogenase subunit alpha 2, mitochondrial: MNMMIKKSINTIFTYFKSSTPHRNPNLTNLHPRRFNSTTAHNPFPSNPIHDQVIDFPGGNVKFIHEMRFISESLQHRVPCYRVLDENGEPILGTNFVQVSEDVAVKMYNDMVALQTMDTIFYEAQRQGRISFYVTTNGEEAINIASAAALSMDDVIFPQYREQGVLLWRGFTLQEFANQCFSNKFDNGKGRQMPAHYGSNKHNYMNVASTVATQIPHAVGAAYSLKMDKKDACAVTYFGDGGSSEGDFHAGLNFAAVMEAPVIFICRNNGWAISTPTSDQFRSDGIVVKGQAYGVRSIRVDGNDALAIYSAVQAARQMAVSEERPILIEALTYRVGHHSTSDDSTKYRPANEIEWWRLSRDPVARFRKWIERNGWWNDIAESELRNSLRQQLLQTIQVAESVEKPPLADMFSDVYDVPPSNLREQEKWLKETVKNHQHVYPTNISI, translated from the exons ATGAACATGATGATAAAGAAATCCATCAACACCATCTTCACCTACTTCAAATCTTCCACTCCTCATCGGAACCCTAATCTCACCAATCTCCATCCACGCCGCTTTAACTCCACCACTGCACACAATCCTTTCCCTTCCAATCCCATTCATGATCAAGTAATTGATTTTCCTGGAGGAAATGTCAAATTCATTCATGAAATGAGGTTTATATCTGAATCACTTCAACACAGAGTTCCTTGTTACCGTGTTCTTGATGAGaatggagaaccaattttagggaCTAATTTTGTGCAG GTTAGTGAAGATGTTGCTGTTAAAATGTATAATGACATGGTTGCACTTCAAACTATGGATACTATCTTCTATGAAGCACAAAGACAAGGTAGAATTTCATTTTATGTAACAACAAATGGGGAAGAGGCTATTAATATTGCATCAGCTGCAGCACTTTCCATGGATGATGTTATTTTCCCTCAG TATAGAGAACAGGGAGTCTTGTTATGGCGTGGTTTCACTCTGCAAGAATTTGCAAATCAGTGTTTTTCCAACAAGTTTGATAATGGGAAAGGAAGGCAGATGCCGGCCCATTATGGGTCCAACAAGCACAATTACATGAATGTAGCATCAACTGTTGC TACGCAAATTCCACATGCTGTTGGAGCTGCATATTCCTTAAAGATGGACAAAAAGGATGCATGCGCCGTAACTTACTTCGGAGATGGTGGTTCAAGTGAG GGAGATTTCCATGCTGGATTAAATTTTGCAGCGGTAATGGAGGCCCCAGTCATTTTTATATGCCGGAATAATGGATGGGCTATCAGCACCCCTACATCAGATCAGTTTCGAA GTGATGGTATTGTTGTGAAAGGACAGGCATATGGAGTCCGTAGCATTCGTGTAGATGGGAATGATGCTCTGGCCATTTATAGCGCTGTTCAAGCTGCTCGTCAAATGGCAGTTAGCGAAGAGAGACCAATTCTAATAGAA GCCCTTACATATAGAGTAGGACACCATTCCACATCAGATGACTCTACCAAGTATCGTCCCGCCAACGAGATTGAATGGTGGAGATTGTCACGTGATCCTGTGGCGAGATTTAGAAAGTGGATAGAAAGGAATGGTTGGTGGAATGACATTGCCGAGTCTGAGCTTAGGAACAGTTTGAGACAGCAG CTTCTACAGACTATTCAAGTTGCCGAGAGTGTAGAAAAACCTCCACTTGCAGACATGTTTAGTGATGTCTATGATGTTCCTCCGTCGAATCTCCGTGAACAGGAGAAATGGCTGAAGGAGACTGTAAAAAATCATCAACATGTGTACCCAACAAATATTTCCATTTAG
- the LOC123917092 gene encoding ABC transporter G family member 5-like, with protein MKKQWCEIEAIGINYKVHSTETTKQPFKIFNKPPKPENEAKAEQWPSSGVKHVLKDVNCIAKPCEILAIVGPSGAGKSSLLEILAGRVSPQNGGSILVNQEHIDKSQYRKISGYVTQKDTLFPLLTVEETMMFSAKLRLNLPHEKLCSKVKSLIQELGLSHVARTRVGDGDDRVRGISGGERRRVSVGVEVIHDPKVLILDEATSGLDSTSALQIIGMLKVMAESRGRTIILSIHQPGFGIVKLFNSILLLANGSVLHHGSVDLLDVNLRLMGLELPLHVNVVEFAMESIETIQQQQQKSQQVQVEAPKQLLGTMRQKKADDQGESRSGKFTLQQLFQQSKVFDIENMNVGMDFSCHHANSRLRETVILAHRFSKNIIRTKELFAFRIIQMLISGLILGSIYGNLKDGIVGAEQRVGLFAFILTYLLSSTIEALPIFLQEREILMKEISSGSYRVSSYAIANGLVYLPFLLILAILFAVPLYWLIGLNPNFTAFLHFLLLIWLILYTANSVVVCFSALVPNFIVGNSLIAGVMGSSFLFSGYFISNHEIPKYWIFMHYLSLFKYPFEGFLINEFSNSKKCLEYMFGACVMRGEDVLKEEGYGGESSRWKNVGVMVCFIFVYRFISYVILRYRCSQSVTF; from the coding sequence ATGAAGAAACAATGGTGTGAGATTGAGGCCATAGGAATCAATTACAAGGTCCACAGCACAGaaacaacaaaacaaccttttaaaatcttcaacaaACCTCCAAAACCAGAAAATGAAGCAAAAGCTGAACAATGGCCAAGTAGTGGAGTTAAGCATGTTCTCAAGGATGTTAATTGCATAGCCAAGCCATGTGAAATTCTTGCAATTGTTGGGCCAAGTGGAGCAGGAAAATCATCACTGCTTGAGATTCTTGCTGGTAGAGTTAGTCCACAAAATGGTGGTTCTATCTTGGTGAATCAAGAGCATATAGATAAATCTCAGTACAGAAAAATTTCAGGGTATGTTACACAAAAGGATACCCTTTTTCCCTTACTTACAGTTGAAGAAACCATGATGTTTAGTGCAAAACTAAGGCTAAATCTTCCTCATGAAAAACTATGCTCCAAGGTTAAGTCTCTGATTCAAGAGCTTGGTCTTAGTCATGTTGCTAGGACTAGAGTAGGAGATGGAGATGACAGGGTTCGTGGAATATCCGGTGGTGAGAGGCGCCGAGTTTCCGTTGGTGTTGAAGTCATACATGATCCAAAAGTGTTGATTCTTGATGAAGCAACTTCAGGTCTTGACAGTACCTCAGCTTTGCAAATAATTGGTATGCTTAAAGTCATGGCTGAATCTAGGGGAAGAACTATAATACTAAGTATTCATCAACCTGGGTTTGGGATAGTGAAGTTGTTTAATTCAATACTGTTGTTAGCCAATGGCAGTGTGTTACATCATGGTAGTGTGGATCTGTTGGATGTGAATCTAAGGTTGATGGGTTTAGAGCTTCCTCTTCACGTTAATGTTGTTGAGTTTGCTATGGAATCCATTGAGACCATTCAGCAACAACAGCAAAAAAGTCAGCAAGTTCAGGTCGAAGCACCAAAACAATTACTAGGGACAATGCGACAAAAGAAAGCTGATGATCAAGGTGAAAGTAGAAGTGGTAAGTTTACTCTACAACAGCTATTTCAACAATCCAAGGTATTTGACATAGAAAACATGAATGTAGGAATGGATTTCTCTTGTCATCATGCTAATTCTAGATTGAGAGAAACTGTGATTCTTGCTCATAGGTTCTCCAAAAACATAATTCGTACAAAAGAGCTGTTTGCATTCAGGATAATTCAGATGCTGATTTCTGGGCTGATTTTGGGATCCATCTATGGTAATCTCAAAGATGGTATAGTGGGAGCAGAACAAAGGGTTGGTCTATTTGCTTTCATATTAACGTATTTGTTATCAAGCACCATTGAAGCTCTGCCAATTTTTCTGCAAGAAAGGGAGATTCTGATGAAGGAGATTTCAAGTGGAAGCTACAGAGTTTCATCCTATGCTATTGCTAATGGCCTAGTTTACTTGCCATTTCTACTCATACTAGCCATTTTATTCGCAGTGCCACTATACTGGCTTATCGGTCTCAACCCAAATTTCACGGCATTTTTGCACTTTCTGTTGCTAATATGGCTGATTTTGTATACCGCGAATTCGGTTGTGGTATGTTTCAGTGCTCTGGTGCCTAATTTCATCGTTGGAAATTCATTAATCGCCGGTGTCATGGGTTCATCTTTTTTGTTCTCTGGTTACTTCATATCCAATCATGAAATTCCGAAGTACTGGATTTTCATGCATTATTTGTCTCTATTTAAGTATCCTTTCGAAGGGTTTCTAATCAATGAGTTCTCCAACTCAAAGAAGTGCTTGGAGTACATGTTTGGGGCATGTGTAATGAGGGGAGAGGATGTACTTAAAGAAGAAGGGTATGGAGGTGAGAGTAGTAGATGGAAGAATGTTGGGGTGATGGTGTGCTTCATCTTTGTTTATAGATTCATTTCTTATGTAATTCTCAGATACAGATGCTCACAGAGTGTCACCTTCTGA
- the LOC123917091 gene encoding pentatricopeptide repeat-containing protein At2g13600 codes for MSKHGLVRKLVDSSPFEKLLDSCIRSKSVFEARRVHARIIKTQFSSDIFIQNRLIDVYGKCGCLEDAHKVFDHMPERNTFSWNAVLSALTKSGALDEALNLFKCMPEPDQCSWNAMVSAFAKRERFQEALRFFVDMHCEDFVLNEYSFGSALSACAGLIDVNIGVQIHGLISKSRYSFDVYTISALVDMYSKCGVVDSAQRAFDDMEVRNIVSWNSLITCYEQNGPAGKALEVFVRMMNCGIEPDEITLASVVSACASLSAIREGLQIHARVMKRDKFRNDLVLGNALVDMYAKCRRVNKARLVFDRMPFRDVVSETSMVSGYAKALSVKAARLMFSNMMERNVVSWNALIAGYTQNGENEEAVRLFLLLKKESIGPTHYTFGNLLSACANLADLKLGRQAHANILKHGFWFQSGEKSDIFVGNSLIDMYMKCGLVEDGRVVFEHMVERDEVSWNAMIIGYAQNGYGTEALEIFRKMLVSGERPDHVTMIGVLSACSHAGLVEEGRHYFQSMTSEHGLTPIKDHYTCMVDLLGRAGCLDEANNLIQTMPMEPDAVVLGSLLAACKVHRNITLGKYVAEKLLEIDPLNSGPYVLLSNMYAELGRWKDVVRVRKQMRQMGVIKQPGCSWIEIQSHLHVFMVKDKRHPNKNDIYLILKILTEQLKQVGYVPEVDDDETYDEESDSESILHNEMEMEVDAAVG; via the coding sequence ATGAGTAAACATGGGTTGGTCCGAAAATTGGTAGATTCTTCACCTTTTGAGAAGCTATTGGACTCTTGTATTAGGTCAAAGTCTGTTTTTGAAGCGCGTCGTGTTCATGCTCGAATCATTAAGACACAGTTTTCATCAGATATCTTCATTCAGAACAGGCTCATCGATGTTTATGGGAAATGTGGTTGTTTGGAGGATGCACACAAGGTGTTTGATCATATGCCGGAGAGGAATACTTTTAGTTGGAATGCCGTTTTGAGTGCTTTGACAAAGTCTGGTGCTCTTGACGAGGCTTTGAACCTGTTTAAGTGTATGCCTGAGCCTGATCAGTGTTCGTGGAATGCTATGGTGTCTGCTTTTGCTAAACGAGAACGTTTTCAGGAAGCCTTGAGATTCTTTGTTGATATGCATTGTGAGGATTTTGTGCTTAATGAGTATTCGTTTGGCAGTGCTCTAAGTGCTTGTGCAGGGTTGATAGATGTGAATATTGGTGTTCAAATACATGGTTTGATATCGAAGTCTCGTTACTCGTTTGATGTTTACACGATTTCTGCTCTGGTTGATATGTACTCCAAGTGTGGGGTGGTGGATAGTGCTCAGAGAGCTTTTGATGACATGGAGGTGAGGAATATAGTTTCTTGGAACAGTTTGATTACATGCTACGAGCAAAATGGTCCTGCGGGAAAAGCTCTGGAGGTTTTTGTAAGAATGATGAATTGTGGGATTGAGCCCGATGAGATTACTTTGGCCAGTGTAGTCAGTGCTTGTGCAAGCTTATCGGCAATTAGGGAAGGTTTGCAAATTCATGCTCGCGTTATGAAACGGGATAAATTCCGGAATGACCTTGTGTTAGGCAATGCTTTGGTTGATATGTACGCAAAATGCAGGAGAGTTAACAAAGCTCGGTTGGTTTTTGATAGGATGCCGTTTAGGGATGTGGTATCTGAAACCTCCATGGTTAGTGGATATGCAAAGGCATTAAGTGTGAAAGCTGCAAGACTGATGTTTTCGAACATGATGGAGAGGAATGTGGTGTCTTGGAATGCACTTATTGCAGGTTATACACAGAATGGAGAGAATGAAGAGGCCGTAAGACTATTCCTCCTCCTAAAAAAGGAATCTATTGGGCCAACACATTACACCTTTGGAAACCTACTCAGTGCATGTGCAAATCTTGCTGATCTGAAGCTTGGAAGACAGGCTCATGCTAACATTTTGAAGCATGGTTTTTGGTTTCAATCTGGGGAAAAATCTGATATTTTTGTAGGGAATTCTCTGATTGACATGTACATGAAATGTGGATTAGTTGAAGATGGACGTGTGGTTTTCGAGCACATGGTAGAAAGGGATGAAGTCTCGTGGAATGCCATGATAATCGGATATGCGCAAAATGGTTATGGTACTGAGGCCCTAGAAATTTTCAGGAAAATGCTCGTGTCTGGAGAGAGACCAGATCATGTTACTATGATAGGAGTTCTTTCTGCATGTAGTCATGCAGGACTTGTTGAAGAAGGGCGCCATTACTTCCAGTCAATGACGTCCGAACATGGTTTAACACCTATAAAGGACCATTATACATGCATGGTTGATTTACTTGGGCGCGCAGGTTGCCTTGATGAAGCAAACAATTTGATACAAACAATGCCAATGGAACCTGATGCTGTTGTTTTGGGATCTTTACTCGCTGCTTGTAAGGTTCATAGAAACATTACATTAGGGAAGTATGTGGCAGAAAAGCTCTTGGAGATTGATCCCTTGAACTCTGGACCTTATGTTCTTCTTTCAAATATGTACGCTGAGCTTGGTAGATGGAAAGATGTGGTGAGAGTCAGGAAACAGATGAGGCAAATGGGAGTAATTAAGCAACCTGGTTGCAGTTGGATTGAAATTCAGAGTCATCTACATGTTTTCATGGTAAAAGATAAAAGACACCCTAATAAAAACGACATCTATTTAATTCTGAAAATTCTCACAGAACAGTTGAAGCAAGTTGGCTATGTGCCAGAAGTCGACGATGATGAGACTTATGACGAGGAAAGTGACTCTGAATCTATCTTGCACAATGAAATGGAAATGGAAGTAGATGCTGCCGTTGgataa